From one Nocardioides yefusunii genomic stretch:
- a CDS encoding NUDIX hydrolase, whose translation MSSAASKPEVIAAGAVVVRHDAAPDGSTGPRVLLVHRPHHDDWSFPKGKLDAGETIEECAVRELAEETGMDVTLATALPDQCYDLPNGRPKRVHYWVASVAGALLEAETFVPNDEVDVIAWAMPEQAVALLSYSHDRDLVDVAVELAAAG comes from the coding sequence ATGTCGAGTGCAGCCAGCAAGCCCGAGGTCATCGCCGCCGGAGCCGTCGTCGTGCGTCACGACGCTGCCCCCGACGGGAGCACCGGACCGCGCGTCCTCCTGGTCCACCGTCCCCACCACGACGACTGGTCCTTCCCCAAGGGCAAGCTCGACGCGGGGGAGACGATCGAGGAGTGCGCGGTGCGTGAACTCGCCGAGGAGACCGGCATGGACGTCACCCTCGCCACGGCCCTGCCCGACCAGTGCTACGACCTGCCCAACGGCCGTCCCAAGCGTGTCCACTACTGGGTCGCAAGCGTGGCCGGCGCCCTGCTCGAAGCCGAGACCTTCGTCCCCAACGACGAGGTCGACGTGATCGCCTGGGCCATGCCCGAGCAGGCGGTCGCGCTGCTCAGCTACTCCCACGACCGCGACCTCGTCGACGTCGCGGTGGAGTTGGCCGCCGCAGGCTGA
- a CDS encoding PstS family phosphate ABC transporter substrate-binding protein: MNITSRRAVVPGIAALVLALSACGSGSSSTDEVSGDVAVDGSSTVFPMSDTAAEYLMEASPGVDVSVGFSGTGGGFEKFCAGQTDVSNASRPIKDEEIALCGDNGVDFTELKVATDALTIVVHPDLAVDCLTTTQVEDLFGPEATAKKWSDLDTSFPDTKIAGFIPGADSGTYDYMASDVIGHDTESLRTDFEVNEDDNVLVQGVSGTQGGVGFFGYTYFEENADKLKALSIDSGNGCVAPSAETAQAGEYTPLARDLFIYVNDAKYADNAATQAYVDHYVENLAEIAETAQYIPLNDAEYAETQEKLAGIAG, translated from the coding sequence GTGAACATCACTTCGCGTCGGGCAGTCGTGCCCGGCATCGCAGCCCTCGTACTCGCCCTCTCCGCCTGCGGATCGGGTTCCAGCTCCACCGACGAGGTGTCCGGAGACGTCGCCGTCGACGGCTCCTCCACCGTCTTCCCGATGTCGGACACCGCCGCCGAGTACCTCATGGAGGCCTCGCCCGGCGTCGACGTCTCGGTCGGTTTCTCCGGCACCGGTGGTGGGTTCGAGAAGTTCTGCGCCGGACAGACCGACGTCTCGAACGCCTCGCGTCCGATCAAGGACGAGGAGATCGCCCTCTGCGGCGACAACGGCGTCGACTTCACCGAACTGAAGGTCGCCACCGACGCCCTCACGATCGTGGTGCACCCCGACCTCGCCGTCGACTGCCTCACGACCACGCAGGTCGAGGACCTCTTCGGTCCCGAGGCCACCGCGAAGAAGTGGTCCGACCTCGACACGTCGTTCCCCGACACCAAGATCGCCGGCTTCATCCCCGGCGCCGACTCCGGCACCTACGACTACATGGCCTCCGACGTCATCGGCCACGACACCGAGTCGTTGCGCACCGACTTCGAGGTCAACGAGGACGACAACGTCCTCGTCCAGGGTGTCTCCGGCACCCAGGGCGGCGTCGGTTTCTTCGGCTACACCTACTTCGAGGAGAACGCCGACAAGCTCAAGGCGCTCTCGATCGACTCCGGCAACGGCTGCGTCGCCCCGTCGGCCGAGACCGCCCAGGCCGGGGAGTACACGCCGCTGGCGCGTGACCTCTTCATCTACGTCAACGACGCGAAGTACGCCGACAACGCCGCCACCCAGGCCTACGTCGACCACTACGTCGAGAACCTCGCCGAGATCGCCGAGACCGCT